A single Aminobacterium mobile DSM 12262 DNA region contains:
- a CDS encoding M24 family metallopeptidase, producing the protein MVDHDRFQKLVELLNQKELDAVFLAPSSDLKYVTGLDFRPDSRLKGALVTKEGKSFFLCPSLHRGDVKSIERDIPILEWNDNDWFQNTFKEGLSRVGLPHSPRIAFTRGIEAGDMIDAVQGTNVECVNGFSLLAPMRSIKNKKELELMRKASSMNDKMMEAVKAYIRPGIYESDIVRFVMNFHESHGGAPRIPGVSTGPNSGKAHYARDNNRVVQERDVVMIDSGGWYDGYSHDMTRTFFVGTPTDEQRKVYEIVLEAQLAAEEKVQIGAIPRDIDSVARDIITKHGYGEAFNHRLGHGIGMDGHEAPYISQGNDIPLVEGNCFSIEPGIYLEGTFGVRIEDLMMLTESGKEIITLFSKELTIL; encoded by the coding sequence ATGGTGGATCACGACCGTTTCCAAAAACTGGTAGAGCTGTTAAACCAGAAAGAGCTGGATGCTGTTTTTCTTGCCCCCTCCTCTGATTTAAAGTATGTAACTGGACTAGATTTCCGACCAGACTCCCGCCTTAAAGGTGCTCTTGTTACAAAGGAAGGAAAAAGTTTCTTTTTATGCCCCTCTCTTCATAGAGGAGACGTGAAAAGCATTGAGAGAGATATTCCGATCCTAGAATGGAATGATAATGACTGGTTCCAAAATACTTTCAAAGAGGGGCTCTCTCGCGTAGGGTTGCCCCATTCTCCGCGAATTGCTTTCACGAGAGGTATTGAAGCCGGTGACATGATCGACGCTGTTCAAGGGACGAATGTGGAGTGTGTCAATGGCTTTTCACTCCTTGCTCCTATGCGATCTATAAAAAACAAAAAAGAACTCGAGCTTATGAGAAAAGCATCTTCTATGAATGACAAAATGATGGAAGCTGTCAAGGCTTATATTCGGCCGGGTATATATGAGAGCGATATTGTTAGATTCGTTATGAATTTCCACGAATCCCATGGGGGGGCTCCTCGTATTCCTGGCGTTAGTACGGGCCCCAATAGTGGGAAAGCTCACTATGCAAGAGACAATAACCGTGTAGTGCAAGAGAGAGATGTTGTCATGATTGATTCAGGGGGATGGTACGATGGATACAGTCATGACATGACGAGAACTTTTTTTGTTGGGACTCCAACAGATGAGCAGAGAAAAGTATATGAAATTGTTTTAGAAGCGCAGCTTGCGGCAGAGGAGAAAGTTCAAATTGGCGCTATTCCGAGAGATATTGATAGCGTAGCTCGAGATATTATCACAAAACATGGGTATGGTGAAGCTTTTAACCATCGTCTGGGGCATGGAATAGGCATGGATGGCCATGAGGCTCCTTATATATCCCAAGGAAATGATATTCCCCTTGTTGAGGGGAACTGTTTCAGCATAGAGCCGGGAATTTATCTTGAAGGTACGTTTGGAGTTCGTATTGAAGATCTTATGATGCTGACAGAGTCAGGTAAAGAAATCATCACATTATTCTCTAAAGAACTTACTATCCTATAA
- a CDS encoding ABC transporter substrate-binding protein, whose amino-acid sequence MGKKIILRALCVALLLMVLTTMGFAASMDAFTLGIPGDAKSLDPQKAVDSMSFAVIKHINEPLVTVDGKTKELVPVLAERWEILDDQTYKFYLKKGVKFHNGDELTAEDVVYSLKRATSPESVFAGSKGKFIDPDGFQIIDKYTVIVKTRGPVGGWLESMKHPYASIYSKRAVEEAGSEYFRNPIGTGPFKFKSWVKGERVELTAFEDYHGKKPNFKNLTFLVLPDDSSRVIALETGTVDMIYALPPSDCARLEGSSKVKVVEAPGLVLTYLGMNTQKKPLNDPRIRLAIEYALNKEAYNAVVYQDKSVVPAGPLLAASTFTPQGVKSYSCDVQKAKELLKEAGYADGMTLDLWMSNFQEQVNGATVIQSMLAQVGIKVNIQVFESGVFDEQVKKNTHDLIISRWGMQTNRDAGQYWLPLFHSSSIGATNWTALKDETLDSYIDTVNTTVDEGKRKELFQKIWDRLDELHPVVVLTVPNELYGARKDLVGLENFYDGRLNYLGDLALED is encoded by the coding sequence ATGGGTAAGAAAATCATTTTGCGTGCTTTGTGTGTCGCCTTGTTGCTTATGGTTTTAACGACAATGGGTTTCGCAGCTTCCATGGATGCATTTACTCTTGGTATTCCAGGAGACGCGAAAAGCCTTGATCCTCAAAAAGCTGTGGATAGTATGTCTTTTGCCGTTATTAAACATATTAATGAGCCTCTTGTTACGGTAGATGGCAAGACAAAAGAGCTTGTGCCTGTTTTAGCTGAGCGCTGGGAGATACTAGATGACCAGACTTATAAGTTTTATCTCAAAAAAGGCGTAAAGTTTCATAATGGTGATGAGCTGACAGCTGAAGATGTGGTTTACTCTTTAAAACGAGCCACATCCCCTGAATCTGTGTTTGCTGGCTCTAAGGGGAAATTTATCGATCCTGATGGTTTCCAGATTATCGATAAGTATACGGTAATTGTAAAAACTCGCGGACCTGTAGGCGGCTGGCTTGAGTCTATGAAACATCCTTATGCAAGTATATATAGCAAAAGAGCAGTGGAAGAAGCTGGTTCGGAATATTTCCGGAATCCTATAGGGACAGGCCCCTTTAAGTTCAAGAGTTGGGTAAAAGGCGAGCGTGTAGAGTTAACAGCATTTGAAGATTATCACGGTAAGAAACCTAACTTCAAGAATTTAACTTTCTTAGTCCTTCCTGATGATAGCAGCCGAGTGATCGCTCTTGAAACAGGTACAGTTGACATGATCTATGCGTTGCCTCCTTCTGATTGTGCCAGGTTGGAAGGGTCTTCTAAAGTGAAGGTTGTGGAAGCACCTGGACTTGTGCTTACGTATCTCGGAATGAATACTCAAAAGAAGCCCCTTAACGATCCTCGCATACGCCTCGCTATTGAGTACGCCTTAAACAAGGAAGCTTATAACGCAGTAGTGTACCAGGATAAATCTGTTGTTCCTGCCGGTCCTCTTCTTGCAGCGAGCACTTTTACTCCACAGGGAGTAAAATCTTATTCCTGCGATGTTCAGAAAGCGAAGGAACTTCTGAAAGAGGCTGGTTATGCTGATGGGATGACACTGGATTTGTGGATGAGCAACTTCCAGGAACAGGTTAATGGAGCTACTGTCATTCAGTCCATGCTTGCCCAGGTGGGAATCAAAGTTAACATTCAGGTTTTTGAATCTGGAGTGTTTGATGAGCAAGTAAAGAAAAATACCCATGATCTTATTATAAGCAGATGGGGCATGCAGACCAACCGAGATGCTGGCCAGTACTGGCTTCCTCTTTTCCATTCATCGAGCATTGGGGCTACAAACTGGACAGCGTTGAAAGACGAAACTCTTGATAGCTATATAGATACAGTGAATACCACTGTTGATGAAGGGAAACGAAAGGAACTCTTCCAGAAAATATGGGATCGGCTGGATGAACTCCATCCTGTGGTCGTCCTTACAGTGCCCAACGAGCTCTATGGCGCGCGAAAAGACTTGGTGGGGCTTGAGAACTTTTATGATGGCCGTTTGAATTATTTGGGAGACTTAGCCTTAGAAGACTAG
- a CDS encoding ABC transporter substrate-binding protein has protein sequence MKGKSFLGLLFAVAMLTIVATTGFAAGMDTLTVGFPGDAKSLDPHKATDTMSFAVIRHINEPLVTVDGKTKELVPVLAERWEILDDQTYKFYLKKGVKFHNGEELTAEDVVFSLKRAASPESLFAKSRGAYIDPEGFEIIDKYTLIVKTRGPIGGWLESMKHPYANIFNKKAVEEAGDEYFRNPVGTGPFEFKSWVKGERIELTAFEDYHGKKPNFKNLNILILPDDSSRVIALETGSVDMIYAVPPSDYDRLKDSSKVKVVNAPGLRILYLGMNNDKKPLNDPRVRLAIDYALNKDAFNEIVYQGNSVKPYGPLPTASTFTPANAEPCPYDPEKAKALLAEAGYPDGITLELWTGNFRDRVSGATVIQSMLAQVGIKVNIQVFESGVLDGKAKGKDHDMVIATWGMQTNRDAGMYWVGLFHSGAIGSSNWARMNDSVFEPILNKAQITVNAKERAALLQQAWDRLYEVHPIVPLAIADEIYGGRKDLVGMEDFADGQLNYLGDLSIQE, from the coding sequence ATGAAGGGAAAGAGCTTTTTAGGTTTATTGTTTGCAGTGGCAATGTTGACAATAGTGGCTACAACTGGCTTTGCAGCAGGGATGGACACGCTTACAGTAGGTTTCCCTGGAGATGCTAAAAGCCTTGATCCTCACAAAGCCACAGATACAATGTCTTTTGCCGTTATTAGACATATTAACGAGCCTCTTGTTACAGTAGATGGCAAGACAAAAGAACTTGTTCCCGTATTGGCTGAGCGCTGGGAGATATTGGACGACCAGACGTACAAGTTCTATCTCAAAAAAGGCGTAAAGTTTCACAACGGCGAAGAACTTACTGCCGAGGATGTAGTTTTTTCCCTGAAAAGAGCAGCTTCACCTGAGTCTCTCTTCGCAAAGTCAAGAGGAGCCTACATTGATCCAGAAGGCTTTGAAATTATTGATAAATATACCTTGATTGTAAAAACTCGTGGCCCTATAGGTGGTTGGCTAGAGTCTATGAAACACCCCTATGCAAATATTTTTAATAAGAAAGCTGTAGAAGAAGCAGGTGACGAATATTTCAGAAACCCTGTAGGAACAGGTCCCTTTGAATTTAAGAGCTGGGTAAAAGGCGAACGTATAGAGCTGACAGCCTTTGAAGATTACCATGGTAAGAAACCTAACTTTAAGAACCTGAATATCCTTATCCTTCCTGATGATAGCAGCCGTGTTATTGCTCTGGAAACAGGGTCTGTTGACATGATCTATGCTGTTCCACCAAGTGATTACGATCGGCTTAAAGATTCTTCCAAGGTAAAGGTTGTCAATGCGCCGGGACTTCGTATTCTGTACTTAGGGATGAACAACGATAAGAAGCCTCTGAATGATCCTCGCGTTCGTCTCGCTATTGATTATGCTCTTAACAAAGATGCTTTCAACGAGATCGTGTATCAGGGTAACTCTGTAAAACCTTATGGACCTCTGCCCACAGCAAGTACCTTTACTCCTGCAAATGCAGAACCCTGTCCCTATGATCCTGAAAAGGCAAAGGCTCTTTTGGCAGAGGCTGGGTATCCTGATGGAATCACGCTGGAACTTTGGACAGGTAACTTCCGGGATCGTGTTAGCGGAGCTACAGTCATTCAGTCCATGCTTGCCCAGGTGGGAATTAAAGTTAACATTCAGGTTTTTGAATCTGGAGTGTTGGACGGAAAAGCCAAGGGTAAGGATCACGACATGGTTATTGCCACATGGGGAATGCAGACAAACCGTGATGCTGGCATGTACTGGGTAGGACTTTTCCACTCTGGAGCTATTGGTTCATCAAACTGGGCTCGAATGAACGACTCTGTTTTTGAGCCTATTCTTAATAAAGCACAGATTACAGTAAACGCAAAGGAACGTGCCGCTCTTCTGCAGCAGGCTTGGGACAGGCTCTATGAAGTCCATCCCATCGTCCCTCTCGCAATTGCCGACGAGATATATGGCGGCCGAAAAGATCTTGTAGGCATGGAAGATTTTGCAGATGGGCAGCTTAACTATCTTGGAGATCTTTCCATACAAGAATAG
- a CDS encoding ABC transporter ATP-binding protein, whose amino-acid sequence MIDDKSLPLLDIRDLSVRFNTDSGVVEAVNHLNLFLHKGKALGLVGETGAGKTTTALAVLRLIQTPPGEVTNGEIIFEGQDIMKMTEAEMRHVRGDRIAMIFQDPMSSLNPIMTVEEQIMEMISLHSNLSKEDAHKRTLEMLQLVGIRTERAKDYPHQFSGGMRQRVGIAIALACKPSLLIADEATTALDVTIQAQVLELIKELQSVVKTSLILITHDLGIVSEICDDVAIMYAGRLVEYSNIRQLYSKPMHPYTQGLFNAVPKLDSDISKKLAVIPGLPPDPTDLPKGCCFSPRCPYAQDICHKKACGMKEYEPNHFVDCYFPLGVEGGRR is encoded by the coding sequence ATGATTGATGATAAATCTCTTCCTCTTCTTGATATACGAGACCTTTCCGTGCGTTTTAATACAGACTCGGGTGTTGTGGAGGCTGTTAACCATTTGAACCTTTTCCTTCATAAGGGGAAGGCTCTGGGGCTTGTAGGCGAGACAGGAGCAGGTAAAACTACAACGGCTCTTGCGGTGCTTCGGCTTATTCAGACACCTCCCGGGGAAGTTACAAACGGCGAAATTATTTTTGAAGGTCAGGACATTATGAAGATGACTGAAGCTGAAATGCGACATGTGCGCGGCGATCGAATTGCCATGATTTTCCAAGACCCCATGTCATCTCTCAATCCTATTATGACAGTGGAAGAGCAGATTATGGAAATGATCTCTCTTCACTCGAATTTATCTAAAGAGGATGCGCACAAACGCACTCTTGAAATGCTTCAGCTCGTCGGGATCAGAACAGAGAGGGCCAAAGATTATCCGCACCAGTTTTCTGGGGGAATGCGACAGCGGGTGGGTATTGCTATTGCTCTCGCCTGTAAGCCGAGCCTTCTCATCGCTGATGAAGCTACTACAGCTCTGGATGTCACTATTCAGGCACAGGTTTTAGAGCTCATAAAAGAGCTTCAATCGGTAGTGAAGACGTCGTTAATCCTTATTACTCACGATTTGGGAATTGTGTCTGAAATTTGTGATGATGTGGCGATTATGTATGCAGGTCGTCTCGTAGAGTATTCTAATATTCGTCAGCTGTACAGCAAACCGATGCATCCTTATACACAAGGTCTTTTTAACGCTGTTCCTAAACTTGATAGCGATATTAGTAAAAAGCTTGCAGTCATACCTGGACTTCCACCTGATCCAACGGATCTGCCGAAAGGGTGTTGTTTTTCTCCTCGTTGTCCTTATGCTCAGGATATTTGCCACAAAAAAGCTTGTGGTATGAAAGAGTATGAGCCGAATCATTTTGTTGATTGTTATTTCCCATTGGGTGTTGAAGGGGGTCGGCGATAG
- a CDS encoding oligopeptide/dipeptide ABC transporter ATP-binding protein, whose amino-acid sequence MVCGQTETNEAFVDIKHLKKYFNVHKGLLHAVDDVTLTIPKGKTLGLVGESGCGKSTLGRVVIGLIEATGGEVLFDGEDALKFNKEQRSEFRKRAQIVFQDPFSSLNPRMSVSQLIAEPLLINKACSDKKEMDVKIKTLMDTVGLAERLATSFPHELDGGRRQRIGIARALALDPEFIVLDEPVSALDVCIQAQILNLLGDLQRDRDYTYLFISHDLSVVRYVSDEVAVMYLGQVVEKAGNTVLFKEPLHPYTQALLSAVPVIDLDNKNKRILLEGDVPSPINPPSGCRFAGRCAYRQEICQKETPTLTEIEPGHFVSCHFTRHLERHK is encoded by the coding sequence ATAGTGTGCGGACAGACCGAAACGAATGAAGCTTTTGTTGATATCAAGCATCTTAAGAAATACTTCAATGTCCATAAAGGCCTTTTGCATGCTGTGGATGACGTAACACTTACTATCCCTAAAGGGAAGACCCTTGGGCTCGTAGGAGAGTCTGGATGTGGAAAGTCAACTCTGGGAAGGGTTGTCATAGGCCTTATAGAAGCTACAGGCGGGGAAGTTCTTTTTGACGGGGAGGACGCTCTGAAATTTAATAAAGAACAAAGAAGCGAGTTCCGTAAAAGAGCCCAGATAGTATTTCAGGACCCCTTTTCATCGTTAAACCCAAGAATGTCAGTGTCGCAACTGATTGCAGAACCCTTGTTAATCAATAAGGCGTGCTCTGATAAAAAAGAAATGGATGTCAAGATTAAAACATTGATGGATACTGTGGGACTTGCTGAGCGTCTCGCCACATCCTTCCCTCATGAACTTGACGGAGGGCGACGTCAGCGTATTGGAATAGCCCGAGCTCTTGCTCTTGATCCGGAATTTATTGTTCTTGATGAGCCAGTATCTGCGTTAGATGTATGTATTCAGGCCCAAATTCTCAACCTTCTTGGTGATTTGCAGAGAGATCGGGATTATACCTATCTTTTTATATCTCATGATCTCAGCGTTGTCCGTTATGTCTCTGATGAAGTGGCTGTTATGTATCTGGGTCAGGTTGTAGAAAAGGCAGGTAATACAGTGCTTTTTAAAGAGCCTCTTCACCCTTATACACAAGCGTTGCTTTCAGCGGTGCCAGTTATAGACTTGGATAACAAGAATAAAAGGATTTTGCTTGAAGGAGATGTTCCTAGCCCGATTAATCCTCCATCAGGGTGCAGATTCGCAGGTCGTTGTGCCTATCGCCAAGAAATTTGTCAGAAGGAGACTCCAACCCTTACTGAGATTGAGCCAGGGCATTTTGTCTCTTGCCATTTTACGCGACATCTGGAACGTCATAAGTAA
- a CDS encoding ABC transporter permease, with the protein MLKNNSMMKYTLIRLRRNYLAILGLVILLILIGMAIFADHLAPYGYAEQDYMMIRKPPSAAHLLGTDEFGRDVLSRLIYGSRVSLQVGLIAVSISLIAGGAIGAIAGYFGGKIDNFLMRIMDIQLAIPTILLAIVISAALGPGLFNLMVAVGITSIPRFARLTRASVLSIKGMEFIEAARAMGASHTRIILLYILPNCAAPLIVQSTLSVANAILFAATLSFLGLGIQPPYPEWGGMLSAARPYLRNSAYLSIAPGLAIMITIMALNCVGDGLRDALDPKQKR; encoded by the coding sequence ATGTTGAAGAATAATTCTATGATGAAATACACGCTTATAAGGTTGCGGAGGAATTACTTAGCTATTCTTGGCCTCGTTATCCTTCTCATATTAATAGGCATGGCAATATTTGCAGATCATCTTGCTCCTTATGGTTACGCTGAACAGGACTACATGATGATCCGAAAACCACCTTCTGCAGCCCACCTTTTAGGGACAGATGAGTTTGGACGAGATGTGTTGAGCCGGCTTATTTATGGTTCTAGGGTTTCGTTGCAAGTTGGCTTAATAGCTGTTTCCATTTCTTTAATTGCAGGAGGGGCTATTGGAGCTATTGCCGGATACTTCGGTGGGAAAATAGATAACTTCCTTATGCGTATTATGGATATTCAGCTTGCTATTCCAACTATCCTTTTAGCGATTGTCATATCCGCTGCTCTTGGGCCTGGCTTGTTTAACCTGATGGTGGCTGTAGGCATAACGTCTATTCCACGCTTTGCTCGTCTCACGAGAGCTTCGGTACTTTCTATAAAGGGTATGGAATTTATAGAAGCAGCCCGTGCTATGGGAGCCAGTCATACTCGTATAATTTTGCTCTATATATTACCGAACTGTGCGGCTCCTCTTATCGTTCAGTCTACTCTCAGTGTGGCGAATGCTATTCTTTTTGCAGCTACTTTGAGTTTCCTTGGCTTGGGTATTCAGCCTCCTTACCCTGAATGGGGAGGAATGCTTTCAGCCGCAAGGCCATATCTGAGAAACAGTGCGTATTTAAGCATTGCTCCTGGCTTGGCCATTATGATCACCATTATGGCTTTGAATTGTGTTGGTGATGGTCTGCGGGATGCCCTTGATCCGAAACAGAAACGGTAG
- a CDS encoding M20 metallopeptidase family protein yields MASEILQKSFDLKEYIVQVKRKIHREPELSMQEVATTAFVQSELKKMGIEMVPLGLNVGVLGIIEGKKKGKGKVTALRADMDALPIQETADVPDKSIVPGVMHACGHDCHTAMLLGAAKILLGMKDHFSGTVKLLFQPAEENLDGSKYMIEQGVLDNPKVDYILGLHGHSFYNIGEIALREGAYMASSDFFTVKITGASGHGAYPHRTGCDPILAASNSVMAIQSIITRQIDALDNVVISVCEIHGGTAKNIIPETVEFSGSVRCQNMETRNTIEERIRDVVQGVASSYKCEAKLDYHYGVPPLTNSPEVAKIVRESAQKLIGEQSVKYIDIPAMGSEDFSRYLEVVPEGVFARLGLCDPQKGAPVFHNGSFVFPEEALPYGTALFVQFVLEANQ; encoded by the coding sequence TTGGCTTCTGAAATTCTTCAGAAATCCTTTGATTTAAAAGAATATATTGTTCAAGTAAAACGTAAAATTCACCGAGAGCCAGAGCTCAGTATGCAAGAGGTTGCAACTACAGCTTTTGTTCAATCTGAGCTAAAAAAAATGGGAATAGAGATGGTTCCTCTTGGTTTAAACGTGGGAGTTTTAGGCATCATTGAGGGGAAGAAAAAAGGGAAAGGAAAGGTTACGGCTCTCCGCGCAGATATGGACGCTCTTCCTATCCAGGAGACGGCAGATGTGCCAGATAAGTCTATCGTTCCGGGTGTAATGCATGCTTGTGGCCACGATTGCCATACAGCCATGCTGTTAGGCGCAGCTAAAATACTTCTAGGTATGAAAGATCACTTTTCCGGAACAGTGAAGCTCCTCTTTCAGCCGGCGGAAGAAAATCTGGACGGCTCAAAATATATGATAGAGCAAGGTGTTCTTGATAACCCGAAGGTTGATTATATTTTGGGCCTTCACGGGCATTCCTTTTATAACATTGGTGAGATAGCTTTGCGAGAGGGGGCATATATGGCCTCTTCTGACTTCTTTACCGTTAAAATTACTGGAGCGAGTGGTCATGGAGCGTATCCTCACCGTACAGGTTGTGATCCTATATTAGCTGCCTCGAATTCTGTAATGGCCATTCAAAGTATCATCACTCGGCAAATTGATGCCCTCGATAATGTTGTGATCTCTGTTTGTGAAATTCACGGCGGTACAGCAAAGAATATTATTCCTGAAACAGTAGAATTTTCGGGATCCGTCAGATGCCAGAATATGGAGACGAGAAATACGATAGAAGAACGTATTCGTGATGTTGTTCAGGGAGTGGCTTCTAGCTACAAATGTGAAGCGAAACTAGATTATCATTATGGAGTTCCACCTCTGACGAACTCTCCAGAAGTAGCAAAAATTGTTCGAGAGAGTGCACAGAAACTAATTGGAGAACAGAGCGTAAAGTATATTGATATTCCAGCAATGGGCTCTGAAGATTTTTCTAGATACTTAGAAGTTGTCCCAGAGGGTGTTTTTGCACGTTTAGGCCTATGTGATCCTCAAAAGGGTGCGCCTGTTTTTCATAATGGCAGCTTTGTTTTCCCAGAAGAGGCCCTTCCATATGGCACAGCTTTGTTTGTTCAGTTTGTTCTTGAGGCAAATCAGTAG
- a CDS encoding GntR family transcriptional regulator, giving the protein MPEEQRHNTNLQGKLKDLVIRHIREQVFEKKSLRCGDQINERELSRTLGVSRSPVREALNELEEQGLIYSIRYKGWFVSTFREEDFFEINKLRVLLEHTLLESVIVEGGPSKKDIEQLEVLNKELYEIMNSPDLGDKKAFEFAEKEMTFHSYLCSLAQSDCFWTKKMLRNLFYQIRCSFDRWLYKDWQMKASVATHDMIIQCLKRKELEKLRALLFRRLGREAVISPGNQRNTE; this is encoded by the coding sequence ATGCCAGAAGAGCAGAGGCACAATACCAATCTTCAAGGAAAATTAAAAGACCTTGTTATTCGTCATATTCGAGAGCAGGTTTTTGAGAAAAAATCGTTGCGCTGTGGAGATCAAATTAATGAAAGAGAGCTTTCTCGTACTTTAGGTGTGAGCAGGTCCCCTGTTCGCGAAGCTTTGAATGAGCTGGAAGAACAGGGGTTAATCTACTCAATCAGATATAAAGGCTGGTTTGTTTCGACTTTCCGAGAAGAAGATTTTTTTGAGATCAATAAGTTGCGTGTCCTTTTGGAACACACTCTTCTGGAATCTGTTATTGTTGAAGGAGGACCAAGCAAGAAAGATATAGAGCAGCTCGAAGTTCTCAATAAAGAACTGTACGAGATTATGAACAGTCCTGATTTGGGAGATAAAAAGGCATTCGAGTTTGCTGAGAAGGAGATGACGTTTCACTCCTATCTTTGCTCTCTTGCTCAAAGCGATTGTTTTTGGACTAAAAAGATGCTCAGAAATCTTTTCTATCAAATTCGTTGTTCTTTCGACAGATGGCTTTATAAGGACTGGCAGATGAAGGCTAGCGTTGCAACCCACGACATGATTATTCAATGTCTGAAAAGAAAAGAGTTAGAAAAACTGCGAGCCTTACTATTTCGAAGGTTAGGAAGAGAGGCTGTTATTTCTCCAGGCAATCAACGTAATACAGAGTGA
- a CDS encoding M20 metallopeptidase family protein yields the protein MKEFLAQKVREISDDVIQWRHRIHENPELSFCEVETSRLIEEKLRSFHVDVVRRIGRSKTGVYAELYGTGDGPKRCIGLRADIDALPIQEQSGVPYASKKDGVFHGCGHDSHAAILLGTAWLLSEMRDQFSGCVKFFFQHAEEVLGGGKEFIEAGVMESPHVDGVLALHALPDIYVGEIGVRDDFMTAGVDELKITVEGKQAHGGYPHYGVDTILAASTIVTTLQSLGSRELAPTDCAFVTFGRIEGGISNSYIGGPVVLEGSIRYLRKTTQELFHRRVCEIAKSVGQGLRAKVTVEITPEIIPTCVDKKWVNRIRRVCQNVESVNRVVDLPSPAMGGEDYAYFLEKAPGALFRLGVRTPEGPHCPTHSVDFYVDDKAIPIGMEVMTGAVLDALQEDE from the coding sequence ATGAAGGAATTTCTTGCACAGAAAGTTCGGGAGATATCGGATGATGTTATCCAATGGAGACACAGAATCCATGAAAATCCAGAACTAAGCTTTTGTGAAGTAGAAACGTCTAGGTTGATCGAAGAAAAACTACGTTCTTTTCATGTGGATGTGGTCCGCAGAATTGGTCGAAGTAAGACAGGTGTTTATGCGGAGCTTTATGGCACAGGAGATGGCCCTAAACGTTGTATAGGCCTTCGCGCTGATATTGATGCGCTGCCAATCCAAGAACAATCTGGAGTTCCATATGCTTCAAAAAAGGATGGAGTTTTTCATGGTTGTGGGCATGACTCTCATGCTGCTATTTTGCTTGGAACAGCTTGGCTTCTTAGCGAGATGAGGGATCAATTTTCTGGGTGCGTAAAGTTCTTTTTCCAACACGCAGAAGAAGTATTAGGTGGAGGGAAAGAGTTTATAGAGGCAGGCGTAATGGAGAGCCCTCATGTGGATGGGGTTTTGGCCCTTCACGCACTCCCAGATATATATGTGGGAGAAATAGGGGTTCGGGATGATTTTATGACTGCTGGTGTAGACGAGTTAAAAATAACAGTAGAAGGGAAACAGGCCCATGGAGGATATCCTCACTATGGAGTGGATACGATTCTTGCAGCCTCTACTATAGTGACCACTCTTCAAAGCTTGGGATCGCGGGAGTTAGCCCCTACTGACTGTGCTTTTGTCACCTTTGGCCGCATTGAAGGAGGAATATCTAATTCCTATATTGGCGGTCCTGTTGTTCTTGAAGGATCTATTCGTTATCTTCGTAAAACTACGCAAGAGCTATTTCATCGCCGAGTTTGTGAAATAGCGAAGAGCGTGGGGCAGGGACTTCGTGCAAAAGTCACAGTGGAGATTACGCCTGAAATAATTCCTACATGTGTAGATAAAAAATGGGTCAATCGTATTCGCCGAGTCTGCCAAAATGTGGAGTCTGTGAACCGCGTGGTGGATTTACCTTCGCCGGCTATGGGGGGCGAAGACTATGCATACTTTTTGGAAAAAGCACCTGGCGCGCTTTTCCGCTTAGGTGTCAGAACTCCCGAGGGACCGCACTGTCCAACTCACTCAGTTGATTTCTATGTTGATGACAAGGCAATTCCTATCGGTATGGAGGTGATGACAGGCGCAGTCCTTGACGCTCTTCAAGAAGATGAATGA